The Natrinema sp. DC36 genome includes the window CGGGCGACCTCGACGCGTGCGCCGTCGACTTCGCGTTCCAGTGCGGCGACCAGCCCGCTCGAGGTGAACTCCTCGGGAACGATATCGACCGCGTACCCTTCCTCTCGGAGCGCGTCGGCCGTCGCGGGACCGATCGCACAGACGGTCTCGCCGTCCGGCTCCCACCCCGCTTCGGAGACGAGTTCGGCTCCGGTCTTGCTCGTGAAGACGACGTAATCGGCGTCGGTTCGGGGCGTCGCTCCGGTCGCCGTCACCGCGAGCATCGGATCCGCGATCGGCTCCGTTCCGAGTTCCGCGAGCAGGTCGACGGCTCGCTCGAGGCGGTCGTCGTCCGGCCGGAAGACGGCGACGGTGGGTGCATTCCCCATCTCTTATCCCTCGCGTTCGGCCGTCTCGTCGGCGGCCGCGCCGTAATCGTTTTGCAGAAAGTCGACGACGGACTCGCGCGTGCCGGCGACGTCGCCGATCACCGTCACTGCGGGCGGCGAGATACCTGCCTCGTCGCGGGCGTCGACGATGGTCTCGAGGGTACCCGTCGCGACCTGCTGGCCGGGCCAAGTACCTCGTTCGACGAGTGCAACCGGCGTTTCGGGAGCCATCCCGGCCTCGAGCAACGCCGTGGTGTAGTCCGGTAACCGGCCGACGCCCATCAGGACGACGAGCGTGCCGCCGGTCGCGGCCAGCGCGTCCCAGTCGACGGCCGACTCCGCCTTGGTCGGATCCTCGTGGCCCGTGACGAAGGAGACGGAGGAGGCGTGGTCGCGGTGCGTAACGGGGATGCCGGCCACCGCTGGCGCGGCGATCGCCGACGTGACCGCGGGCACGACCTCGAAGGGAACCTCGTGGGCCGCGAGGTACTCCGCTTCCTCGCCGCCGCGGCCGAAGACGAAGGAGTCGCCGCCCTTCAGCCGGACGACGGACTTGCCCTCGCGAGCCAGTTCGACCAGTCGCTCGTTGATCTCGGACTGGGGCGTGCGTTCGCCGCCCGCCCGCTTCCCGACGTCTTCGCGGCGGTCCTCGGGGAGCGTGTCGATGATTTCGGGACCGGGAAGCTTGTCGTGGAGGACGACGTCCGCGGCCTCGAGCAGGCGGTTCGCCTTGACGGAGAGGAGGTCGGGATCGCCGGGGCCGCTGCCGACGAGGTAGACGGTGCCGGGGTCGGCGTCGATATCGGGTCCTGACATTCGATACGTCCTCGCTATTTCCCCTCGGGTTTATCTTCCTCGGAGACGCCGCCGTCGTCGCTCTCGGCGTCATCGCGGGCCGCCTCGATCAGTTCGGCTGCGCCGCGGTCCGCGAGATCCCGCGCGAACTCGCGGGCGGCCTCCGCGTGGGTCTCGACCGGCAGATCTCGGCTGCCGGCCACCGATTCCTCGCCGTCGCGGTCGAAGACGCTCACGGTCGCGTGGACGTGCTCGCCCTGGACGACCGCGTAGATTCCGATCGGCGCGATACACCCCCCGCCGAGTTCCGCCAGAATCGTTCGCTCGACGGTCGTCTCGACGCGGCTCCGCGGGAAGTCGATCGCGGTCTGGATATCGCGCGCCGTCTCGCCGTCCCGCGCGGTCACCGCGAGCGCTCCCTGTCCCGGCGCGGGAACGAACGTCGACGTCGGTAGCTCCTGATAGTCGACGTAGTGGGCGAGTCCGCTGCGCTCGAGTCCGGCCTGCGCGAGGACGATCGCGTCGTACGCCGTCTCGACCTCGCGGCCGAGTGCGCCCTTCTCGAGTTCCGAGAGGTCGTCGAACCACTCGTCGGTGGTGCGGTCGTACTCGG containing:
- the hemC gene encoding hydroxymethylbilane synthase, whose protein sequence is MRTHGTLRLATRGSALARRQASLVKEALEDHRYEVELVTVETTGDQIRDELIHRLGKTGAFVRELDERVLEGDLDGAVHSMKDMPTEQPEELVTAAVPERGRPGDALVTPDGATLEELPSGATVGTSSLRRRAQLLSEREDLVVEPLRGNVDTRLEKLLAPALQEEHQERSEADKERKGNTGNDDFEAEYDRTTDEWFDDLSELEKGALGREVETAYDAIVLAQAGLERSGLAHYVDYQELPTSTFVPAPGQGALAVTARDGETARDIQTAIDFPRSRVETTVERTILAELGGGCIAPIGIYAVVQGEHVHATVSVFDRDGEESVAGSRDLPVETHAEAAREFARDLADRGAAELIEAARDDAESDDGGVSEEDKPEGK
- the cobA gene encoding uroporphyrinogen-III C-methyltransferase, whose translation is MSGPDIDADPGTVYLVGSGPGDPDLLSVKANRLLEAADVVLHDKLPGPEIIDTLPEDRREDVGKRAGGERTPQSEINERLVELAREGKSVVRLKGGDSFVFGRGGEEAEYLAAHEVPFEVVPAVTSAIAAPAVAGIPVTHRDHASSVSFVTGHEDPTKAESAVDWDALAATGGTLVVLMGVGRLPDYTTALLEAGMAPETPVALVERGTWPGQQVATGTLETIVDARDEAGISPPAVTVIGDVAGTRESVVDFLQNDYGAAADETAEREG